From Methanomassiliicoccales archaeon LGM-RCC1, one genomic window encodes:
- the aroC gene encoding chorismate synthase, whose product MYSIGNKLKVSLFGKSHNECIGCIIEGLPRGMEIDFDNIREQMALRKPSMGIGTARKEDDVVIFEEGVVEGKVSSNSVLLKIMNRNTDSSSYSQFNTKPRPGHADLPALMKFKDFDVAGGAQFSGRMTAPLVAAGAIARQCLESYGIQIAAYTKQIHCVKDDGKHSFDKIQGSCMFRTRAIDDAFDRLMGDTIEDAAKEGDSVGGIVGCMVIGLPIGFGGIWFDALDVSIAKAMFSIPGAKGVEFGEGFGLAYMKGSQSNDQYCIKNGFVSASTNNMGGVCGGMSDGMPLTFNVAFKPTPSISKLQNTVNLDTMTDDVLEIRGRHDPCIVPRAVAVVEAMTALTILDQKMSFELDQ is encoded by the coding sequence GTGTACTCCATAGGGAACAAGCTCAAGGTCAGCCTATTCGGCAAAAGCCACAACGAATGCATAGGTTGCATAATCGAGGGGCTGCCCAGAGGCATGGAGATCGATTTCGATAACATACGCGAGCAGATGGCCCTGAGGAAGCCTTCCATGGGCATCGGTACCGCCAGGAAGGAGGACGATGTAGTCATCTTCGAGGAAGGCGTCGTGGAAGGCAAGGTATCCTCGAACAGCGTCTTGCTGAAGATAATGAACCGCAACACCGACTCCTCATCCTACTCACAGTTCAACACCAAGCCGAGGCCGGGACATGCGGACCTTCCTGCACTGATGAAGTTCAAGGACTTCGACGTGGCCGGAGGGGCGCAGTTCTCCGGAAGGATGACCGCCCCGCTTGTAGCGGCCGGAGCGATTGCCAGGCAGTGCCTGGAATCCTACGGAATCCAGATCGCAGCCTACACCAAGCAGATCCACTGCGTGAAGGATGACGGAAAGCACTCCTTCGACAAGATACAAGGTTCCTGCATGTTCAGGACCCGTGCCATCGATGACGCATTCGATCGCCTCATGGGGGACACCATAGAGGATGCAGCCAAGGAGGGGGACAGCGTCGGAGGAATCGTGGGATGCATGGTCATCGGACTCCCCATAGGATTCGGAGGCATCTGGTTCGACGCTTTGGACGTTTCAATCGCAAAAGCGATGTTCTCGATCCCCGGAGCAAAGGGTGTAGAGTTCGGAGAAGGTTTCGGACTTGCCTACATGAAGGGTTCCCAGAGCAACGATCAGTACTGCATCAAGAACGGATTCGTTTCCGCATCCACCAACAACATGGGCGGGGTGTGCGGAGGCATGAGCGACGGAATGCCGCTTACATTCAACGTGGCCTTCAAACCCACCCCTTCAATATCGAAACTCCAGAACACGGTCAACCTCGATACGATGACCGATGATGTGCTGGAGATCAGGGGCAGGCACGATCCCTGCATAGTCCCCAGGGCCGTGGCCGTCGTGGAGGCCATGACCGCGCTGACAATCCTGGACCAGAAGATGTCATTCGAGCTTGACCAGTGA
- a CDS encoding CYTH domain-containing protein: MGTAVENEFKFTTDQKLNAADTIESLETFLKDRGIPYNKKSRQSTDTYYDSKDLALFRGGCILRQKNSSNGRIKLTAKKPISNAEEMMSREETEILSDGTFESLEAFGKECFPDLTIGKEPVLTIETERTAIYYIDGADIMLSFDTCRYISGENSKRFLEIEIESMGNTTERGFDLIGMRDFTKQLSFFPVTKSKYQRGIEWIQSLNAQI, translated from the coding sequence ATGGGCACGGCAGTCGAGAACGAGTTCAAGTTCACAACCGATCAGAAGCTCAACGCAGCGGATACCATCGAAAGCCTTGAGACGTTCCTCAAGGACCGCGGTATCCCGTACAACAAGAAGAGCAGGCAGTCCACCGACACATATTATGACTCTAAGGATCTGGCACTCTTCCGCGGAGGGTGCATCCTGAGGCAGAAGAACTCCTCCAACGGAAGGATCAAGCTCACGGCCAAGAAGCCCATCTCCAACGCAGAGGAGATGATGTCAAGGGAGGAGACGGAGATCCTCTCCGACGGAACCTTCGAATCCTTGGAGGCCTTCGGGAAGGAATGCTTCCCCGATCTCACAATAGGAAAGGAGCCTGTCCTCACGATAGAGACCGAGCGCACTGCCATCTACTACATCGACGGTGCCGACATCATGCTCTCGTTCGATACCTGCAGATACATCTCCGGGGAGAACAGCAAGAGGTTCCTGGAGATCGAGATCGAATCCATGGGGAACACCACCGAAAGGGGTTTCGACCTCATAGGGATGAGAGACTTCACCAAGCAGCTTTCGTTCTTCCCAGTGACCAAGAGCAAATATCAGAGGGGCATCGAGTGGATCCAATCCCTCAATGCACAAATATGA
- a CDS encoding chorismate mutase: MSRIIRIGYMGIPFSNTEEMALIFSKKFDLKDAELVPLMSAKNVMAELVAGRVDYGVLAVENKFAGIVEESRIAKAGVRNLKELDLMWSPIHHCVFKRNKDDEVRSLVSHIQALMQSQNNLRRLYPGAEFVECEDTAYAAEMLSKGELPEGSAAVCRRDAGEHYGLYLDNENVEDNKENMTRFSLVKLE, translated from the coding sequence ATGTCTCGCATCATCAGGATCGGCTACATGGGCATACCTTTCTCCAATACGGAGGAGATGGCCCTGATATTCTCGAAGAAGTTCGATCTCAAGGATGCGGAGCTGGTCCCTCTGATGTCTGCCAAGAATGTCATGGCCGAACTGGTGGCAGGAAGGGTCGACTACGGCGTGCTGGCGGTGGAGAACAAGTTCGCAGGCATCGTCGAGGAATCCAGGATCGCCAAGGCCGGGGTCAGGAACCTGAAGGAGCTCGATCTGATGTGGTCCCCGATCCATCACTGCGTATTCAAGAGGAACAAGGACGACGAGGTCAGGAGTCTGGTCTCCCACATACAGGCCCTCATGCAGTCGCAGAACAACCTGAGGAGGCTCTATCCGGGTGCGGAGTTCGTCGAGTGCGAGGACACCGCGTATGCGGCTGAGATGCTCTCTAAAGGGGAACTTCCGGAAGGATCGGCAGCAGTATGCCGCAGGGATGCCGGGGAGCATTACGGCCTCTACTTGGATAACGAGAACGTCGAGGACAACAAGGAGAACATGACCAGGTTCTCACTGGTCAAGCTCGAATGA
- a CDS encoding metalloregulator ArsR/SmtB family transcription factor, which translates to MNGSTLPHDHGDIKDIDDFKTLLSETSGFDDVAKLLSKMVDETRIRIFWLLCHYEGCVINISAILGMSSPAVSHHIRKLKDGGLIESRREGKEVYYKAVDSPEVRFLHKMIEDLMEITCPKK; encoded by the coding sequence ATGAATGGGAGCACGCTTCCTCATGACCACGGAGATATCAAAGATATCGACGATTTCAAGACGCTTCTGTCCGAGACCTCCGGGTTCGACGATGTCGCCAAACTGCTCTCGAAGATGGTGGACGAGACTAGGATCCGTATATTCTGGCTCCTATGTCATTACGAGGGATGCGTGATCAACATCTCCGCTATACTAGGCATGTCCAGCCCTGCCGTTTCCCATCACATTCGCAAGCTCAAGGACGGCGGGCTTATAGAGAGCAGGCGCGAGGGGAAAGAGGTCTACTACAAAGCCGTGGATTCTCCGGAAGTCAGGTTCCTCCACAAGATGATCGAGGACCTGATGGAGATAACCTGCCCCAAGAAATGA
- a CDS encoding iron ABC transporter permease — translation MTKIKYSNMINNIALKLRLSGNTISKLRSTGGQSASAMMIGQYRAYKYSKMLMLLAVLIFCLIFFAVDIALGPYDLDFIKVYQLIFSRLFDWDQDMTTPMLVVWNLRMPRVLEALIAGIGLAMAGAAMQSMMKNPLADPYTTGISSGAALGATLAIVMGITLIPGGLGTVFNAFVFALLPAGFIILLSTVRKPSPAMIILSGISLMYIFNAVQSYIMLIANPDAAAAVYTWTVGSLNTAKWANIPYLLEFSLIGGIVLMYMARVLNTMNSGDAYAKSIGINVERARIIVLVTISLIAAGIVSFTGVIGFIGLVGPHIARMFVGSDNKILIPAAGLMGAAVMLLADSLVQIVGTNVPIGVVTSLLGGPVFMFLILRQKKEVW, via the coding sequence ATGACCAAGATAAAGTACAGTAATATGATCAACAACATCGCCCTGAAACTACGTCTTTCAGGCAATACGATAAGCAAGCTGCGGAGCACTGGAGGACAGTCCGCAAGTGCGATGATGATCGGTCAATACCGTGCCTACAAGTACTCCAAGATGCTGATGCTCCTTGCGGTGCTCATCTTCTGTCTGATCTTCTTCGCGGTGGATATTGCCCTCGGACCTTACGACCTGGATTTCATCAAGGTCTACCAGCTGATCTTCAGCAGGCTGTTCGACTGGGATCAGGACATGACCACGCCCATGTTAGTCGTATGGAATCTCCGTATGCCGCGTGTCCTTGAAGCGCTGATCGCAGGAATAGGTCTGGCGATGGCGGGTGCTGCGATGCAGAGCATGATGAAGAATCCTCTCGCGGACCCCTATACCACCGGAATTTCCTCAGGAGCCGCATTGGGTGCCACCCTGGCCATCGTAATGGGCATCACGCTCATCCCCGGGGGGCTGGGAACCGTCTTCAACGCATTCGTGTTCGCGCTCCTCCCCGCAGGATTCATCATCCTGCTTTCCACCGTCCGCAAGCCCTCGCCAGCGATGATCATCCTATCCGGAATCTCGCTGATGTACATCTTCAATGCCGTGCAGTCCTACATCATGCTCATCGCGAATCCAGATGCCGCGGCCGCGGTATACACCTGGACCGTCGGTTCGCTCAACACAGCGAAATGGGCGAACATCCCCTATCTGCTCGAGTTCTCGCTCATAGGCGGAATCGTACTCATGTACATGGCAAGGGTGCTGAACACGATGAATTCAGGTGATGCCTACGCCAAGAGCATAGGTATCAACGTCGAGAGGGCACGCATAATCGTCCTTGTGACGATATCCCTCATCGCCGCAGGAATCGTCTCCTTCACCGGAGTCATCGGATTCATAGGTCTGGTCGGACCTCACATCGCACGTATGTTCGTAGGATCGGACAACAAGATCCTGATACCCGCGGCGGGACTGATGGGAGCGGCCGTCATGCTGCTTGCCGACAGTCTCGTCCAGATCGTCGGAACCAACGTCCCAATAGGAGTCGTCACATCGCTTCTAGGAGGGCCAGTGTTCATGTTCCTCATCCTGAGGCAGAAGAAGGAGGTCTGGTGA
- a CDS encoding MATE family efflux transporter, which produces MTAETDLQRMLGEPKAAIRNMILPFLIALAIVEVNQFVDTYWVSGLGIAPASAVSTIIPIYGLMTCAGIGVAAGITATGAAHLARGEYEIAGKLASNSVILGIIFAILSSILVAIFLNPIIDFMGADEVREEAIQYMIPYILLSPTITLLSIFGGMLRAEGAASKSTIIQTISAVLNMVIDPILIYMMGMGVFGAGLSTVVSSLIAILVGVFWYLRGRTIIQVNRSNFRPDKDAMREVLGIGGPKTVQMMITSLTDFLQRIFLIIAGGTVAVMLYNYTWRYIGLVNLPGRAVDMAMLPVCSAAYGVKDLERMKTGFIYSTKLVFLFGTVLGIILFVFAEPFMSIMTYEESMHEILPMFVWTLQASVLLIPFAMMMGVASSMLQVMKKAKIPMYYYMFWGFFKLCLYAIAAYGLFGIDPFEAIIYIMVAVHIFGAACLSWFAVAEFRKLKREAEWYEAHEHIDQ; this is translated from the coding sequence ATGACGGCTGAAACAGACCTCCAGAGGATGTTGGGTGAGCCTAAGGCCGCAATCCGTAACATGATTCTTCCATTCCTGATCGCATTGGCCATCGTAGAGGTCAATCAGTTCGTGGATACGTATTGGGTGTCCGGACTCGGAATAGCACCCGCATCAGCGGTCTCCACCATCATCCCAATCTACGGTCTGATGACCTGTGCCGGGATCGGTGTCGCAGCAGGGATCACCGCAACAGGTGCGGCGCACCTAGCCCGTGGAGAATACGAGATAGCGGGAAAGCTGGCGTCCAATTCGGTAATCCTCGGAATCATCTTCGCCATTCTGTCATCCATCCTGGTGGCGATATTCCTCAATCCTATCATCGACTTCATGGGCGCTGATGAGGTCCGCGAGGAAGCGATCCAATACATGATACCGTACATCCTCCTCTCACCGACCATCACTCTGCTGTCGATCTTCGGAGGTATGCTGAGAGCGGAAGGCGCTGCATCAAAGTCCACCATCATTCAGACCATATCCGCCGTATTGAACATGGTCATCGACCCGATCCTTATCTACATGATGGGAATGGGTGTGTTCGGCGCCGGCCTCTCAACCGTCGTATCCTCGCTGATAGCGATCCTCGTCGGAGTATTCTGGTATCTGAGGGGGCGTACCATCATCCAGGTCAACCGTTCCAATTTCCGCCCGGACAAGGATGCCATGAGGGAGGTCCTTGGAATAGGCGGTCCTAAGACCGTCCAGATGATGATAACGAGCTTAACGGACTTCCTGCAGAGGATATTCCTCATCATCGCCGGAGGAACGGTCGCCGTCATGCTCTACAACTATACCTGGAGGTACATAGGTCTGGTCAACCTGCCTGGAAGGGCGGTGGACATGGCCATGCTGCCGGTATGCTCCGCAGCTTACGGAGTGAAGGATCTGGAGAGGATGAAGACAGGATTCATCTACTCCACCAAGCTGGTCTTCCTGTTCGGCACGGTACTTGGCATCATACTGTTCGTCTTCGCCGAGCCGTTCATGTCCATAATGACCTACGAGGAGTCCATGCACGAGATCCTCCCGATGTTCGTCTGGACCCTGCAGGCATCGGTGCTCCTCATACCCTTCGCCATGATGATGGGCGTGGCATCGTCCATGCTCCAGGTCATGAAGAAGGCGAAGATCCCTATGTACTACTACATGTTCTGGGGTTTCTTCAAGCTGTGCCTCTATGCGATCGCCGCATACGGGCTGTTCGGGATCGATCCATTCGAGGCCATCATCTACATCATGGTGGCCGTCCATATCTTCGGTGCGGCCTGTCTTTCCTGGTTCGCCGTCGCTGAGTTCAGGAAGCTGAAGAGGGAAGCGGAGTGGTACGAGGCCCATGAGCACATCGACCAATGA
- a CDS encoding heavy metal translocating P-type ATPase: protein MVQLRKKQKKMLYRIIIASALTIIFALCSYLNIIPVDEENLKYVMFVLYLIPYLVIGYDILIKAAKGIAHGQAMDENFLMAVATIGAMILGVTYTGDYDEAVAAMTFYQIGELFQSIAVDSSRTSISKLLEIRPDAAYVEENGELVEVSPDEVAIGTTIVVRPGDRIPIDGIIIEGSSSLNTSALTGESIPRDVIVGDEVLSGSINLSGVLKIQTTKDFGESTVSKILDMVENASSRKSESEAFITRFAKVYTPFVVAAALLLSVIPTALFFLTGIELLDTNYADWIYRALTFLVISCPCALVISIPLGFFAGLGGASREGILIKGSNFLEMLSDVETVVFDKTGTLTQGVFEVTDVISDEVPRERLIEMAAAAESSSPHPIAASLVRAHGADIDRSRVTDVEDIPGKGVVAKVDGVSVAVGNKRLMEMLNLTFEEVPMIGTTVYVALDGKYAGSITISDVIKPESPEAMRDLKAAGIKKTVMLTGDTDAVAQKVAGDIGLDVVHSQLLPGDKLEHLEKIMKDTSAKVAFVGDGINDAPSLVRADIGITMGAIGSDAAIEASDVVIMDDDPRKVATAMGISRKAMKIIHENIVGTLLIKFLFLGLSAVGIVNMWLAIIADVGVMIVAVLNSARALRYKRR, encoded by the coding sequence TTGGTCCAACTCAGAAAGAAGCAGAAGAAGATGCTGTACAGGATAATCATAGCCTCAGCGCTGACCATAATCTTCGCGCTCTGCTCCTACCTCAACATCATCCCCGTGGATGAGGAGAACCTGAAGTACGTGATGTTCGTACTGTATTTGATCCCGTATCTGGTCATCGGTTACGACATCCTGATCAAGGCAGCCAAGGGTATAGCCCACGGTCAGGCGATGGATGAGAATTTCCTCATGGCCGTCGCCACCATAGGTGCGATGATCCTCGGAGTCACTTACACCGGTGACTACGACGAAGCCGTCGCCGCCATGACATTCTATCAGATCGGAGAGCTCTTCCAGTCCATAGCAGTGGACAGCAGCAGGACCAGCATCTCCAAGCTTCTGGAGATCCGTCCGGACGCCGCTTACGTGGAGGAGAACGGAGAGCTCGTCGAGGTCTCTCCGGACGAGGTAGCCATCGGAACCACCATCGTCGTCAGGCCCGGTGACAGGATCCCTATCGACGGTATCATCATCGAGGGTTCCTCGTCCCTGAACACCTCTGCCCTCACCGGAGAGAGCATCCCTCGCGATGTCATCGTCGGCGACGAGGTCCTCAGCGGAAGCATAAACCTCTCAGGCGTCTTGAAGATTCAGACCACCAAGGACTTCGGCGAGTCTACGGTTTCCAAGATCCTCGATATGGTGGAGAACGCCAGCAGCAGGAAATCGGAATCTGAAGCATTCATCACCAGGTTCGCCAAGGTTTACACCCCGTTCGTCGTGGCAGCCGCACTTCTGCTGTCAGTCATACCGACGGCCCTGTTCTTCCTCACGGGAATCGAGCTTCTCGACACCAACTATGCGGATTGGATCTACCGTGCATTGACCTTCCTGGTCATCAGCTGCCCCTGCGCTCTGGTCATCAGCATCCCACTCGGATTCTTCGCCGGTCTCGGCGGAGCCAGCAGGGAAGGCATCCTGATAAAGGGATCGAACTTCCTCGAGATGCTTTCCGATGTGGAGACCGTCGTCTTCGACAAGACGGGAACCCTCACCCAGGGTGTTTTCGAGGTAACCGATGTCATTAGCGATGAGGTGCCCCGCGAGAGGCTGATCGAGATGGCCGCGGCAGCGGAGTCGTCATCGCCTCACCCGATAGCAGCGAGTCTAGTCCGTGCCCACGGTGCGGATATCGACCGTTCAAGGGTGACCGATGTGGAGGACATCCCCGGAAAGGGAGTAGTCGCCAAGGTCGACGGTGTATCCGTCGCGGTCGGAAACAAGAGACTCATGGAGATGCTCAACCTCACGTTCGAGGAGGTCCCCATGATAGGCACCACCGTCTATGTCGCGTTGGACGGCAAATATGCGGGATCCATCACGATCTCTGATGTGATCAAACCTGAATCACCAGAGGCGATGAGGGATCTGAAGGCCGCAGGCATAAAGAAGACCGTCATGCTCACCGGCGATACCGATGCTGTAGCCCAGAAGGTGGCGGGAGACATCGGTCTGGACGTAGTCCACAGCCAGCTTCTCCCCGGTGACAAGCTCGAGCATCTCGAGAAGATCATGAAGGACACCAGCGCCAAGGTCGCGTTCGTAGGCGACGGAATCAACGATGCACCGTCGTTGGTCAGAGCGGATATCGGAATCACTATGGGTGCCATTGGATCCGATGCAGCCATCGAGGCGTCGGACGTTGTAATCATGGACGACGACCCGAGGAAGGTCGCTACCGCCATGGGAATCTCCCGCAAGGCCATGAAGATCATCCACGAGAACATCGTAGGTACATTGCTCATCAAGTTCCTGTTCCTCGGACTATCAGCGGTGGGAATCGTGAACATGTGGCTGGCCATCATCGCAGATGTTGGAGTCATGATCGTTGCGGTTCTGAACTCCGCCCGCGCCCTTAGGTACAAGAGACGCTGA
- a CDS encoding peroxiredoxin, producing the protein MPKKTKNEECECCNDSGCDCCNGCTCECCKNKPPMIGDDAPAFTANTTQGEINFPGDFKGKWIILFSHPADFTPVCTTEFMTFGSMMKEFEALNVQLVGLSVDSIYAHIAWLRKIQEIDWNGKKNIEIKFPLIEDIKMEVAKKYGMIQPQVSTTQAVRAVFFIDPVGKIRAMIYYPQSLGRNFDEIKRVILALQKADKDNVATPADWRPGDDVILPAPGSCGTAKDRVETKEADKICYDWFLCFKKDKPVKKTIAKKAPAMKVPAKKAPVKKAPAKKKA; encoded by the coding sequence ATGCCTAAGAAGACAAAGAATGAAGAATGTGAATGCTGCAACGACTCTGGATGTGACTGCTGCAACGGATGCACTTGCGAATGCTGCAAGAACAAACCCCCTATGATCGGGGACGATGCACCTGCCTTCACGGCAAACACCACCCAGGGCGAGATCAACTTCCCCGGAGACTTCAAGGGAAAGTGGATCATCCTGTTCTCCCACCCTGCCGACTTCACTCCCGTATGTACTACTGAGTTCATGACCTTCGGGAGCATGATGAAGGAGTTCGAGGCCCTCAACGTTCAGCTGGTAGGACTTTCTGTTGATTCGATCTATGCGCACATCGCTTGGCTGAGGAAAATCCAGGAGATCGACTGGAACGGCAAGAAGAATATTGAGATCAAGTTCCCTCTCATCGAGGACATCAAGATGGAGGTAGCAAAGAAATACGGAATGATTCAGCCCCAGGTCTCCACGACACAGGCTGTCAGGGCCGTGTTCTTCATCGACCCCGTCGGAAAGATCAGGGCTATGATCTACTACCCCCAGTCACTCGGAAGGAACTTCGATGAGATCAAGAGGGTCATCCTCGCACTGCAGAAGGCCGACAAGGACAACGTCGCAACCCCTGCAGACTGGAGACCCGGAGACGATGTCATCCTCCCCGCACCTGGATCCTGTGGAACCGCGAAGGACAGGGTCGAGACCAAGGAGGCTGACAAGATCTGCTATGACTGGTTCCTCTGCTTCAAGAAGGACAAGCCTGTCAAGAAGACAATCGCCAAGAAGGCCCCGGCAATGAAGGTTCCTGCTAAGAAGGCACCCGTCAAGAAGGCCCCTGCCAAGAAGAAGGCATGA
- a CDS encoding DUF1015 domain-containing protein has product MHKYEHNIKYTGATMVTFLPFAGYRPNLSNGEHEVDRISPPYDVISDDYLKELQSHPHNVTNLTLKQDPDKRYHSARKELDSWIESGELKKDDDSFYIYEQTFDDKGTKRVRTGIVGILKTEKYEDGNIIPHEETFSKVKADRLNLLRDMEAHLESIFGIFEGFTPDLNKKINDNARLIYMYKDDAGVEHKYYRLSDPDICKEITEQLKGQKMLIADGHHRYETALNYSLENPGNEKKSFVLATLVASDNEGLVIWPTHRMVNTENISEKNAVKGISSALKTIEVSREEMEAQLKDHMMGLMFKSGKCMLADFDGDEPLWKLDTYVVQEKILKGVYKSDEGKATISYDAEYDSVKKQMDEKKHDLAIILNDPKLQTIWDLSMIGKRMPKKTTFFFPKIWSGFVFYLMR; this is encoded by the coding sequence ATGCACAAATATGAGCACAACATCAAGTATACTGGTGCAACGATGGTTACATTCCTTCCATTCGCCGGATACAGACCGAACCTCAGCAACGGGGAGCACGAGGTGGACCGCATCTCTCCTCCCTACGACGTCATCAGCGACGATTATCTCAAAGAGCTCCAGTCTCACCCCCACAACGTGACGAACCTGACGCTCAAGCAGGATCCTGACAAGAGGTACCATTCCGCAAGGAAGGAACTGGACTCCTGGATCGAGTCCGGTGAGCTGAAGAAGGACGATGATTCCTTCTACATCTACGAGCAGACCTTCGACGACAAAGGGACCAAGAGGGTCCGCACTGGAATCGTCGGCATCCTGAAGACGGAGAAGTACGAGGACGGAAACATCATCCCCCACGAAGAGACCTTCTCCAAGGTCAAGGCGGACCGCCTCAACCTTCTGAGGGACATGGAAGCGCACCTTGAATCCATATTCGGCATCTTCGAGGGATTCACACCCGATCTCAACAAGAAGATCAACGACAACGCCAGGCTGATCTACATGTACAAGGACGATGCCGGCGTCGAGCACAAGTACTACAGGCTCTCCGACCCCGATATCTGCAAGGAGATAACCGAGCAGCTGAAGGGACAGAAGATGCTCATCGCGGACGGTCACCACAGGTACGAGACCGCGCTGAACTACTCGCTGGAGAACCCTGGAAACGAGAAGAAGTCATTCGTCCTGGCGACCCTGGTGGCCTCGGACAACGAGGGACTGGTCATCTGGCCCACCCACAGGATGGTGAACACCGAGAACATCTCCGAGAAGAATGCGGTCAAGGGCATCTCATCCGCGCTGAAGACAATAGAGGTCTCCAGAGAGGAGATGGAAGCCCAGCTCAAGGACCACATGATGGGATTGATGTTCAAGTCCGGAAAGTGCATGCTCGCTGACTTCGACGGCGATGAGCCCCTTTGGAAGCTCGATACCTACGTCGTTCAGGAGAAGATCCTCAAAGGAGTCTACAAATCCGATGAGGGCAAGGCGACGATATCCTATGACGCGGAGTATGATTCGGTCAAGAAGCAGATGGACGAGAAGAAGCACGACCTCGCCATCATATTGAACGATCCCAAGCTCCAGACGATTTGGGACCTCTCCATGATAGGAAAGAGGATGCCCAAGAAGACCACATTCTTCTTCCCGAAGATCTGGTCAGGATTCGTCTTCTATCTTATGAGATGA
- a CDS encoding universal stress protein, with translation MKFEKILVPVDGSPLSDIATEVAINSAKLFGSKLTFLNVVDFSSNMKYGTVGNVDEILELQTEGQKATDRVDSRAKDAGVDYETKIVQGVPWEVIVKLSKTYDQIILGVTGKGGMGRIGKTVEKVLEESYCPVITIKSGSRRIEEVLMPVSNINEAAIDVAVSTVKKVNGRLTVFAIRGEGVDAESLLKDIADRCRAEGIEPTMMIGEGDPAEAITAQSGMYDLVIMGTMSRCSGDVLHGGVTQSIILNSACPVTVVREECKDCWC, from the coding sequence ATGAAATTCGAGAAGATTCTTGTCCCTGTGGACGGCAGCCCGCTGTCCGATATCGCAACCGAGGTCGCGATCAATTCCGCAAAGCTCTTCGGCTCCAAGCTGACGTTCCTGAACGTTGTAGATTTCTCTTCCAACATGAAGTACGGGACCGTCGGCAACGTGGATGAGATCCTGGAGCTCCAGACCGAGGGACAGAAGGCCACCGACAGGGTGGATTCCAGGGCAAAGGATGCAGGTGTCGATTACGAGACCAAGATCGTCCAGGGAGTTCCCTGGGAGGTCATCGTCAAGTTATCTAAGACCTATGACCAGATCATCCTCGGCGTCACAGGTAAGGGCGGCATGGGACGCATCGGGAAGACCGTCGAGAAGGTGCTCGAGGAGAGCTACTGTCCCGTCATCACGATAAAATCCGGATCCAGGAGGATAGAGGAAGTCCTCATGCCCGTTTCCAACATCAACGAGGCCGCGATAGATGTGGCCGTATCCACGGTCAAGAAGGTCAACGGAAGGCTCACGGTATTCGCAATCAGAGGAGAGGGTGTGGATGCGGAATCCCTGCTGAAGGATATCGCGGACAGATGCAGGGCAGAAGGCATCGAACCAACTATGATGATCGGAGAGGGCGATCCCGCAGAAGCGATCACCGCTCAGTCGGGGATGTACGATCTCGTGATAATGGGTACTATGAGCAGGTGCTCCGGTGACGTCCTTCACGGAGGGGTCACTCAGAGCATCATCTTGAATTCGGCATGTCCCGTGACGGTCGTCAGGGAAGAATGCAAGGACTGCTGGTGCTGA
- a CDS encoding cation transporter has product MKKTYKIEVDCASCATKMEDAAKKTEGVKDASINFVLQKMNVEFEDGADVDAVMKQVLKNCKKVESDCEIEL; this is encoded by the coding sequence ATGAAAAAGACCTACAAGATCGAAGTCGACTGTGCAAGCTGTGCAACCAAGATGGAAGACGCCGCCAAGAAGACCGAGGGTGTGAAGGACGCATCCATCAATTTCGTGCTCCAGAAGATGAACGTCGAGTTCGAGGACGGAGCCGATGTCGACGCAGTCATGAAGCAGGTCCTCAAGAACTGCAAGAAAGTCGAGAGCGACTGTGAGATCGAACTCTGA